The proteins below are encoded in one region of Telopea speciosissima isolate NSW1024214 ecotype Mountain lineage chromosome 10, Tspe_v1, whole genome shotgun sequence:
- the LOC122641598 gene encoding probable protein kinase At2g41970 isoform X1 — MLCCGGAEEENFGPPANQYTAPPKGGNAYGGSERGQPRNSSVARGGGPPKVLPIEIPALSFDELSRLTNNFGPKALIGEGSYGRVFHATLKNGQVAAIKKLDASSSTEPDSDFAAQLSTVSRLKHEHFVELLGYCLDANNRILAYEFATMGSLHDVLHGRKGVQGAEPGPVLSWSQRVKIAFGAAKGLEYLHEKVQPPIVHRDVRSSNVLLFDDFLTKIADFNLTNQSPDTAARLHSTRVLGTFGYHAPEYAMTGQLTQKSDVYSFGVVLLELLTGRKPVDHTMPKGQQSLVTWATPRLSEDKVKQCVDPKLNNEYPPKAVAKLGAVAALCVQYEADFRPNMTIVVKALQPLLSSKPAGSESQV, encoded by the exons ATGTTGTGCTGTGGAGGTGCTGAAGAGGAGAACTTTGGTCCACCTGCTAATCAGTATACTGCCCCACCCAAGGGAGGGAATGCATATG GAGGGAGTGAAAGAGGACAGCCAAGAAATTCCAGTGTAGCAAGGGGTGGAGGTCCTCCGAAGGTCTTACCTATTGAAATACCAGCCTTATCCTTTGATGAGCTAAGTAGGTTGACCAATAATTTTGGTCCAAAGGCTTTGATTGGAGAAGGTTCCTACGGACGGGTCTTCCATGCAACCTTAAAGAATGGTCAAGTTGCTGCCATCAAGAAGCTAGATGCCAGTTCTTCAACAGAGCCAGATTCTGATTTTGCTGCTCAG TTATCGACGGTTTCAAGACTTAAGCATGAGCATTTTGTAGAGTTGTTGGGATACTGTTTAGATGCAAATAATCGAATTTTGGCATATGAGTTTGCAACAATGGGTTCCTTACACGACGTTTTACACG GGAGGAAAGGTGTTCAGGGGGCTGAACCTGGTCCAGTTCTTAGCTGGAGCCAGAGGGTGAAAATTGCTTTTGGTGCAGCAAAAGGTCTTGAATATCTTCATGAAAAGGTTCAACCTCCTATAGTCCATCGCGATGTCAGATCAAGCAATGTTCTTCTtttcgatgatttcttgacaaAGATTGCTGATTTCAATTTAACCAATCAGTCTCCGGATACAGCAGCTCGTCTACATTCCACTAGAGTCCTGGGAACTTTTGGTTACCATGCTCCAGA GTATGCTATGACTGGGCAATTGACTCAGAAAAGTGATGTCTACAGTTTCGGGGTTGTTCTTTTGGAGCTTTTGACAGGGAGGAAGCCAGTAGACCACACTATGCCTAAAGGGCAACAGAGTTTGGTTACTTGG GCAACTCCAAGATTGAGTGAGGACAAGGTCAAGCAATGTGTAGATCCCAAGCTAAACAATGAATACCCACCGAAGGCTGTTGCTAAG TTGGGAGCAGTAGCAGCACTCTGTGTTCAATATGAAGCAGACTTCCGACCAAATATGACAATCGTTGTCAAGGCTCTTCAACCACTACTTAGCTCAAAACCAGCAGGATCAGAGTCTCAAGTGTAA
- the LOC122641598 gene encoding probable protein kinase At2g41970 isoform X2: MLCCGGAEEENFGPPANQYTAPPKGGNAYGSERGQPRNSSVARGGGPPKVLPIEIPALSFDELSRLTNNFGPKALIGEGSYGRVFHATLKNGQVAAIKKLDASSSTEPDSDFAAQLSTVSRLKHEHFVELLGYCLDANNRILAYEFATMGSLHDVLHGRKGVQGAEPGPVLSWSQRVKIAFGAAKGLEYLHEKVQPPIVHRDVRSSNVLLFDDFLTKIADFNLTNQSPDTAARLHSTRVLGTFGYHAPEYAMTGQLTQKSDVYSFGVVLLELLTGRKPVDHTMPKGQQSLVTWATPRLSEDKVKQCVDPKLNNEYPPKAVAKLGAVAALCVQYEADFRPNMTIVVKALQPLLSSKPAGSESQV; encoded by the exons ATGTTGTGCTGTGGAGGTGCTGAAGAGGAGAACTTTGGTCCACCTGCTAATCAGTATACTGCCCCACCCAAGGGAGGGAATGCATATG GGAGTGAAAGAGGACAGCCAAGAAATTCCAGTGTAGCAAGGGGTGGAGGTCCTCCGAAGGTCTTACCTATTGAAATACCAGCCTTATCCTTTGATGAGCTAAGTAGGTTGACCAATAATTTTGGTCCAAAGGCTTTGATTGGAGAAGGTTCCTACGGACGGGTCTTCCATGCAACCTTAAAGAATGGTCAAGTTGCTGCCATCAAGAAGCTAGATGCCAGTTCTTCAACAGAGCCAGATTCTGATTTTGCTGCTCAG TTATCGACGGTTTCAAGACTTAAGCATGAGCATTTTGTAGAGTTGTTGGGATACTGTTTAGATGCAAATAATCGAATTTTGGCATATGAGTTTGCAACAATGGGTTCCTTACACGACGTTTTACACG GGAGGAAAGGTGTTCAGGGGGCTGAACCTGGTCCAGTTCTTAGCTGGAGCCAGAGGGTGAAAATTGCTTTTGGTGCAGCAAAAGGTCTTGAATATCTTCATGAAAAGGTTCAACCTCCTATAGTCCATCGCGATGTCAGATCAAGCAATGTTCTTCTtttcgatgatttcttgacaaAGATTGCTGATTTCAATTTAACCAATCAGTCTCCGGATACAGCAGCTCGTCTACATTCCACTAGAGTCCTGGGAACTTTTGGTTACCATGCTCCAGA GTATGCTATGACTGGGCAATTGACTCAGAAAAGTGATGTCTACAGTTTCGGGGTTGTTCTTTTGGAGCTTTTGACAGGGAGGAAGCCAGTAGACCACACTATGCCTAAAGGGCAACAGAGTTTGGTTACTTGG GCAACTCCAAGATTGAGTGAGGACAAGGTCAAGCAATGTGTAGATCCCAAGCTAAACAATGAATACCCACCGAAGGCTGTTGCTAAG TTGGGAGCAGTAGCAGCACTCTGTGTTCAATATGAAGCAGACTTCCGACCAAATATGACAATCGTTGTCAAGGCTCTTCAACCACTACTTAGCTCAAAACCAGCAGGATCAGAGTCTCAAGTGTAA